catatatataaataaataaatatataaataaataaatatatattgtgatcAGTACTGTAATTGACCACCATGCACTTGAACCGCCAAGCAGCCCCTGTGTGCGCCTCTTCTCCAGTTTAAATGAAACAGAATACGGGATTGGTCCATTTCTCACACGCCGGATGAAAGGAGGGCCATGATTGGTTTACCATTCCCTCCTTCCTTTACACCGGAAGAAGGCGGGACCAAATAATGTATGGGCGGGGCCAAGCCGATCCTATCAATGGGCGGCCTCAGCGATTGGCCAGTAGTAAAATGACGTCAACGCTACCGGCGCGACAGCCAATCAGGTGAGACTACGGAGCTATTCCCGGAAGGGGGAAGGACTTCATGGCGTTCTTTAGAAGCCGGCGTTTCTCCGCGAACCGGCATTTCAGTATCACCCCGCAGAGAAAGCACATCGGAgtgctgtttatttatatatttatagattccTTTTAACAATTAACGTGCCAGAAATGCTCGGTTTGTGTCTTTACGTCCCCGTGTCCAACGCAGACCCGGTTGAAGTGAAATACTTTGAGTCCAACGGGCTTCCGTCGGAGCTGAAATCGCTGTTCGAGCAGCTGAGCGTGTTCCTGCCGTCCCAGGAGTTCTCCGCCTACCAAAGGTGGCGAAAAGTGAGTGAAACCCACTGAATACGTTTCCACACAGTCCGTCTGACGTTACCAGACAGATACTGCGTGTTAAACCGGGCTACTTTGAGCGCTAAGTCGTGTTTCTGGGGGGAAGGTTAGCATGTGGCTAGCAGCTAGCGAAAAGCCTTTACGACCAGGCCGCAAACCCACCCTAAAGAGCTATGtgtgctaatgctaatgctaatgctaccAGTGAGCTGCTGTCAGTGCTGCTGCCTTCAGACACTATATACTTTAAACAATATGTGTTTTAATAGTTAATAATGCTGGAGTATCTTTGATAATTAAAAATTGCAAAATGGCATAAAATGCacaaatttatattatttagtatttattttatattatttagtatttatttagtatttattttatattattttgtatctattttattttgtatttttttgtatctattttatatttagtatttatttttataattttgtatttattttatatttagtatctattttgtatttattttatattatttagtatctattttatattatttggtatttattttatattattttgtattttttagtatctattttatatttagtatctattttatattattttgtatttattttatattagtattatttagaatctattttatatttagtatttattttatactatttAGTATCGATTTTATACCATTTcgtttttaatttatattatttagtaTCGATATTATACATTTGTAAAATTACTGGAACTGTAAATTAATTGCAATTCTGTGCTGCATATTTGTAAAATGATGTTTATTCAATAACTATtgtaatgtgtttgtatatattttgactACCACGTCTTTAGGTTCTTGTTTTACTTCTATCAACCTTTATTTGTTTAGCACTTTTAATATATTGGCTGCTGTAGCCCAATGTGCTGAACACAggcaaaaaagacacaaaagaaaataataatttgctaTAAAATCAGTTTAGCAAAGGCACTAAAAGGCAAAAACGAATAAAGGATTAAGGTAAAAATGTAtagcacacattttttttatatatatatatatatatatatatatatatatatatatatataaatacaaattttcttcttctgctttagCATTTTTTAAGTTACAAATTGAAGATAATAACCGTTGAACTGAACCTTGAGTTTTGTGCTGGAATGTTGCCCGGGGTTGTGACTCAGGTCCATCTGCATATCAATTGGACACTGTCCTATTGCTGACCCCTCGGAAGATTCTGTTCTTGCACTTAAGCTGAGGTTCACATTTTTAGTTCATTAACTGATGAACAATGCAGGAATATAAAGTAAACATTATCTCTATTGGTGAGAGAATCAGCAAAGTCGACTGCCACTtgtgtctttctctcatttCAAACGggcagaacaaaaacacaaacaaggacTTATCGTGCAAATGTATAAAGGAATAGCAATTATACGAATTTGTCACTTGCCATTCCCCTTATACTTATTAAAGTCACATTTGTGCAGGGAACAGCAGAATGTCATGCAGATTATCATTACAGTGTCAGGGTCATATGCCTGCACGGTGGTCAGCTGGATCGGGTATCAGCTATCAGCTCTGGACAGCAGGTCGGAGGACAGCCGGTGTCCTCATCTTGTTTTAGCTCACGAGTTTTGAGCTTTGACTGGATTAAAACAGGTCGTCCTGCAGTTGAGGTTGAGCTAATCACCCTCCCATCACATGTTCCTGAGAAATGGACGTCATCCCAGTCATTCAAAACCACCAAGAGCATTTCAGCTCAGCCCGTGGGTCATAATGCTGTCCAGTGGGGTCATGAAACACGAGCCGGTTCACTTTTTTAAACCTCCAGACGTAGTCAGGACTGCAGGAACTAAATGTACCTGTTCCACAACCTGAATGTCAAATAATGTATCTGTCAGGACAGGCGGCTCTTCTGCATACCTCTGCAAGATGTCATCTGCTGCTGTGGTGTTCCCTGAAACTATTTCAAGGATGTGTTGATCACACTTCTTTGCAAACATTAAATGGAATTCTTTGTCAAACTCGACTTTATCAACTACTCTGTCCTATAAATTGCAACATATCTAATTTCCTGTGTATTCTTTCCTTGCAGAAAACCTTcgaaagggaagaaaaaaactcagATGGAGAGCTGGACTTTGAAGAGTTTGTTCATTATCTACAAGACTATGAGAAGGACCTGAAACTTGTTGTGAAAAGCCTGAACAGGAAGAATGCAGGTATGAAAGCCTGAGGTTTCGTTGCAGATGTGTTAGTGCTTGACTGGTTTCATCTTTCACTTTGTCAGTAGTTCACCTACAgtgcaaaatacttttttcttacaacttttctttgtttcctttttaaggCCACGTTGATCCTAAGGAGTTCATGCAGTCTCTCCAGGACCTCGGTGTGCACATTTCCCCACAGCATGCGGAGAAAGCCCTTGAGAGGTaaattcattcatccatttaatCCACTGCTATCTAGGTTTGATTAAGGGGCTCAATatctaacttttgtttttatctcctttttAAAGCATGGATAAGAATGGAATGATAACGATCAGCAGTAACGACTGGAGCAACTACCCCCTGGTGGAGAAGACGGAGAACATTCCTGAGATCATCCTCTACTGGAAGCACTCCACGGTTAGTTCAGACGTCTGCACCGAAACCACAACTTCTGACCAAAAGGGAACAGATGTAGAGACAGCTGAGCCTGAACAATGGTGCTCTTTCACTTTCAGAACCAAAACAGGGAAGAGATGAATCATTAGACTTCTTGTGACAAAATTAATGTGGAAAGAACTAGAAAAATCCCACTGTTTCTATCATATGATGGTGTTGCATACATTTTCCGTTGTCCTATTTTCACATACAGATAACTGCTTAATCAGGTTATCCAATAATGTTATCACCTAGACTGGAACTAATCAAAGTACAGATTGTGTCACACCTTCATGAGCAAATTCTCTGGAAGATTCAAGCAGCACAAGTCGTGCGTCAGCAATTAAGCCTCCATTAAGCTATGAAAGGAACCGGTCCAATTCCACGGGGATTATGTCGGCGGGAGTTGTCTAGCTGTTATGTAAAAGAGAGCATTCACAGCAGGCGGAGAGACTTGAGTGATGTAGCGCTGGACGGTGTGATCTCTCATGTTTTACTTCACGGCTGTCCAGGGGGCTCGACTTTGCACAGAGGAGACTCTGATGAGCAGAACCAGAGCTAAGAATAGAGCCGGAGTTACCCGTCCCGGGAGGCCAAGTGGCACGCAGCCAAAATACTGATGAAACATTAGCTGCAGGAGTCATTTCAGTTTGCACagaatgaaatgtttaatgtgCTGTGCAACCACGGGTTCAATGCCCAAAGCAGGGTCAGATTGTCCCTGCAAGATATTTAGCTCAGTGGGACAAACTTATGCTGCCCTTTTGGTCAAGATTTAATTGTGAATGTCTGccactaaaataaaaaggataatCTGGTTTAATTGGGACCAAAGCTGAAGGTTTAGACAGATTCATGTCTGCGTTCTAGTCTTGACCGAGATCCCTTTGTCCCCTTACAGACTTTGCCCTTTTTGCCTTTGGAGCCTCATTAAATTGTGACTCAGATTTCAAAGGAAGTACAGTGTGTCCACAGAAATCTGTTAAATCTTTACCGCCACCTGCGCTttctttgaaaacacaaaccGGCAGGTGTTCAGTGACCGTCACGCTGGTTGAGCACTTCACATGTGCTGCCAACAATGTTCAGAACAGTTTATAAGTGCTACCTGGGAATGTTTAAAACTGGTTCAGAATAGGAGCTCTCAGTGAAAGAAGCAGGTGATGGTGGAGTcacattcataaaaacaaaagaaagatgaGTTCTATTAAAACATCTGATAGAAGTTGTTCACATGACTTCGGCCTCCTCTATTCTGTTGTCTTTTGAAAGAACAGCTACAAATGTTCTTCAAACTTCCATAAAATGTTTATTGGGGGTTTCTTGGAGGCTTTTTTCAAGATATACTCTTTGCCCAATAATTAatgttttccctctttctcttcttggcAGATATTCGATGTGGGTGAGAACCTGATGGTGCCTGATGAGTTCACCGTAGAGGAGAAGCAGACCGGGATGTTATGGAGGCACCTGGTCGCCGGTGGAGGAGCCGGAGCTGTTTCAAGAACCTGCACCGCTCCACTGGATCGTCTCAAAGTCATGATGCAGGTAAGACGACCAAATCACAGGTTTTACTTCTCTACGGGAAGTGGACAGCTTGGGGAAGTTGTGGGAACTCTTATCTTACAGTAGAGCATTGTCATCAGCTTGTGGGGGATTTGACCCAGATGTCAGCTGTCATGTCAGGTGCATCGAGCTGAAACAGACCCAATTCTTACGTTGAATCATGAGATTTTAACActaaaaatatgattttgaaTCGGTAAATGTTACTTTCTCCTTGATGCCCCAATCAAGCTTCTTTCATAACTGCTGGTGGCTCAATCAAGGAGAAACTTGAAAGCAATTGCTCAATACAGAGTTACCTAAGAGCCATAAAGAAGTTGATGTTTAACAGACGGTGTACAATAgtagggagggggggggcggGCAGAGTCCAGGAGCTGATTAACTGTCAACCAATGACTGAACACACCCTCTACTTCACCGTCATCAATAGGATGAAGGTCTAACTGCAGATTCAGGATCTGTGTCAATGCCCCGATGCGCGTCAGTGGTGACGTGGAATGTTGACTTTGAGCCCAAATCGATGAGTGAAATAGGTTATTTAATTTACCTAATTGGCCTGGTTTTTGGGGGGGGTCAAGGGTCGAATCTTGACTCTTGGCCTGGTTTCACAACTATCTTCATTATTTCACCAGCCAGTAAAAAATCAAGTAAATGTTATATGAATTATATCTGATTATCCTCTTTTTTCGTCCTCCAGGTTTATGGAACCAGAACCAACAACATGTGCATCATGACCGGGATGATGCAGATGGTCAAAGAGGGCGGCATGAGGTCGTTGTGGCGAGGAAACGGCGTGAACATCATCAAAATCGCCCCCGAGTCGGCCCTCAAGTTCATGGCGTATGAGCAGGTATGACGATGACTCTCACTGTagctcaaatgtttttaatttatgtctctttttagttttgtgtattaatgtattCTCTCTCTTAATTGGTTTTCTCCAGATTAAACTATTAATTGGCAGCGAAAAGGCGACTCTGAGCATCGCGGAGCGATTTGTTGCGGGATCTCTGGCCGGAGTGATCGCCCAGAGCACAATCTACCCCATGGAGGTGATTATCAGCTGAACTACATCTGCtcttacaataaataaaaaggcctcattaaactttttttatttaggcGTTCTCAAGATTTAAATGTAACTGAGATTTTTCTGTCCCCAGGTCCTGAAAACCCGTCTCGCTCTGAGGACGACCGGTCAGTTCTCCGGTATCGCCGACTGTGCGAAGCAGATCTTCAGGAGAGAAGGACTGGGAGCGTTTTATAAAGGCTACGTCCCAAACATGTTGGGCATCATCCCCTACGCGGGCATCGACCTGGCGGTGTACGAGGTGAGCAGTGAACTTTGCATTCTTCAGCTTTTAATGGTATCCGAAATGAAACCACCAAATACACGTTATTTGAGATAATTTGCTCATCCTGTGCTTTCCCCTCCTCAGACTCTGAAGAACCACTACCTGCTGCATTACGGCACCAACAGCTCCGACCCGGGCGTGCTCGTCCTGCTGGCCTGCGGCACCGTGTCCAGCACCTGCGGTCAGCTCGCCAGTTATCCTCTGGCTCTGGTCCGAACCCGCATGCAAGCACAAGGTGAGCCTGAAACACTGCACTGTGGCGCAGGCATTAAGTGTCTTAATACTTCTGATGTCTTGGCTCTTACATTTGAAATGGGGTTAAAAGGTTGTTAAGGAAGAAACCGCTCTTTAAAGGACAACGCCTGCTTTTATGTTTCTGTGGTGAAGGAGGGACGTTCATACCACATGAGACATGATTGAGTCATTGTGTTGGCCAATATTGACCTGATAATATTTAACAAAGAGATTGCAATAAAACAAGTAGAACGTTAAGTTTAGTTGGGGGGATTAATCTGCCAACTATATATAGATTTAAGTGATTAATTATTTGctgaaataacagaaaacaatacaaaatgtgcaataaaacCCAGAGTACATTGTGACTGACATTTTATGATGTCAACTTATTGTTTCGTAACcctaaaatataaacatttattttaaaaccatgAGCctaaaaagctgaaaatgacAAACGATATCAAATAATAGATATTCT
This sequence is a window from Anoplopoma fimbria isolate UVic2021 breed Golden Eagle Sablefish chromosome 13, Afim_UVic_2022, whole genome shotgun sequence. Protein-coding genes within it:
- the slc25a25a gene encoding calcium-binding mitochondrial carrier protein SCaMC-2-A, whose protein sequence is MLGLCLYVPVSNADPVEVKYFESNGLPSELKSLFEQLSVFLPSQEFSAYQRWRKKTFEREEKNSDGELDFEEFVHYLQDYEKDLKLVVKSLNRKNAGHVDPKEFMQSLQDLGVHISPQHAEKALESMDKNGMITISSNDWSNYPLVEKTENIPEIILYWKHSTIFDVGENLMVPDEFTVEEKQTGMLWRHLVAGGGAGAVSRTCTAPLDRLKVMMQVYGTRTNNMCIMTGMMQMVKEGGMRSLWRGNGVNIIKIAPESALKFMAYEQIKLLIGSEKATLSIAERFVAGSLAGVIAQSTIYPMEVLKTRLALRTTGQFSGIADCAKQIFRREGLGAFYKGYVPNMLGIIPYAGIDLAVYETLKNHYLLHYGTNSSDPGVLVLLACGTVSSTCGQLASYPLALVRTRMQAQAAIGGSQQVTMSGLFRQILQTEGPTGLYRGLAPNFLKVIPAVSISYVVYEHLKTHLGVKSR